A single genomic interval of Dyella sp. GSA-30 harbors:
- the ptsP gene encoding phosphoenolpyruvate--protein phosphotransferase — MRHLLPGTTASRGMALGRARLVQPSRYLVDTRPLGEDEVDSEIEKLHRALDTARLELRELRGKLHGALAREVSEFIDAHTLLLDDPELLRGLDDLVRIGHYRPGAALKKQRDRLAAIFEAMDDPYLRSRKEDIDQVINRVISALQRQTSVEERKIAARVGEILIADSIAPADMAHLAGNGLLGVVASSGSPYSHSAILARSLDLPMLVGVRDALSTIHDDDLILLDSERGEAVVHPTAQDLSRYRAWQREAAQEGRRLATLANAPTRTRDGVDIRLYANAEMAPDIASARARGADGVGLYRTEFLFLRHKGLPSEDEQFIAYRDLVLGMGGLPVTIRTLDLGADKADAAGLAIRGEENPALGVRGVRLSLRYPAVFTTQIRAILRAACYGPVRVLVPMVTQPDELIAVRTLFKLARQELKRENVDLPEKLSLGAMIEVPAAAINVRELLEHADFLAIGTNDLAQYVLAADRGNDALENIYNPLQPALLRLISHVLTAGRRARKPVSLCGEIGGDVNFTAMLLALGLCEFSMHPGQLLLVRDRIASLDFHMLRKHAPKLIRARSHEEVAEMLGKIMLASQAVCSESISVNAPVL, encoded by the coding sequence CCGTTATCTGGTCGACACCCGCCCGCTGGGCGAAGATGAAGTCGACAGCGAAATCGAAAAGCTGCACCGAGCGCTCGACACGGCGCGTCTGGAGCTGCGCGAACTGCGCGGCAAACTGCACGGCGCACTGGCACGCGAAGTCAGCGAGTTTATCGACGCACATACCTTGCTGCTGGACGACCCCGAGTTGCTGCGCGGGCTCGACGACCTCGTGCGCATCGGCCATTACCGTCCCGGCGCGGCACTGAAGAAACAACGCGATCGCCTCGCCGCCATCTTCGAGGCGATGGACGATCCTTACCTGCGCAGCCGCAAGGAAGACATCGACCAGGTCATCAACCGCGTGATCTCGGCGCTGCAGCGCCAGACCAGCGTGGAAGAGCGCAAGATCGCCGCGCGCGTGGGCGAAATCCTGATTGCCGACTCGATCGCGCCGGCCGACATGGCGCACCTGGCCGGAAACGGCCTGCTGGGTGTCGTCGCCAGCTCGGGCAGCCCGTATTCGCATAGCGCGATTCTCGCGCGCAGCCTCGACCTGCCCATGCTCGTCGGCGTGCGCGACGCGCTTTCGACCATTCACGATGACGACCTGATCCTGCTCGACAGCGAGCGGGGCGAAGCGGTCGTGCATCCGACCGCGCAGGATCTCTCACGCTACCGTGCGTGGCAGCGCGAAGCCGCGCAAGAAGGTCGTCGTCTTGCCACACTGGCGAACGCGCCCACGCGCACCCGCGACGGCGTGGATATCCGGCTGTACGCCAACGCTGAAATGGCGCCCGACATCGCCTCCGCGCGTGCACGCGGCGCCGATGGCGTGGGGCTTTATCGCACCGAATTCCTGTTCTTGCGTCACAAGGGCCTGCCCTCCGAAGACGAACAGTTCATCGCCTATCGCGATCTCGTGCTCGGCATGGGCGGCCTGCCGGTCACCATTCGCACACTCGATCTGGGTGCCGACAAAGCCGATGCGGCCGGACTGGCGATCCGTGGCGAAGAAAATCCCGCGCTCGGCGTGCGCGGTGTGCGCCTGTCGCTACGCTATCCCGCTGTGTTCACCACGCAGATTCGCGCGATCCTGCGTGCGGCGTGCTATGGCCCGGTCCGCGTGCTGGTGCCCATGGTGACCCAACCGGATGAGTTGATCGCCGTACGCACACTGTTCAAGCTCGCCCGTCAGGAACTGAAGCGCGAGAACGTCGACCTGCCGGAGAAGCTCTCGCTCGGCGCCATGATCGAAGTGCCCGCTGCGGCCATCAACGTGCGCGAGCTGCTCGAACATGCCGACTTTCTTGCGATCGGCACCAACGACCTGGCGCAGTACGTGCTCGCTGCCGACCGTGGCAACGACGCGCTGGAAAATATCTATAACCCGCTGCAACCTGCCTTGCTGCGCCTGATCTCGCACGTGCTCACCGCCGGCCGGCGTGCCAGGAAGCCAGTCAGCCTGTGTGGCGAAATCGGCGGCGATGTGAACTTCACGGCGATGCTGCTGGCGTTGGGCTTGTGCGAATTCAGCATGCATCCGGGCCAGTTGCTGCTGGTACGCGATCGCATCGCATCGCTGGATTTCCATATGCTGCGCAAGCATGCACCGAAGCTGATACGCGCGCGTTCGCATGAAGAAGTGGCCGAGATGCTCGGCAAGATCATGCTTGCCTCGCAAGCGGTGTGCAGCGAATCGATCAGCGTCAACGCGCCGGTGCTGTGA
- a CDS encoding TetR/AcrR family transcriptional regulator: protein MATQTPVSAARERILTTAHDLFYSEGVRATGIDRVIAESDVTKVTFYRHFPSKNDLVRAFLDYRHERWMNWFVDALARYGAGEGKMAAAVIAAMQEWFESKTFRGCAFINSVVELGGSLPDVLEVSRGHKQSMVDAIARYLPTASRRAGDAVAIAVAIDGAIIRAQYDETPKAALKALKKLLAAFTPVTAPAR from the coding sequence CCCAGTTTCCGCCGCCCGCGAGCGCATCCTCACGACCGCCCACGACCTGTTCTACAGCGAAGGTGTACGCGCGACCGGTATCGATCGGGTGATTGCCGAATCGGACGTGACGAAAGTGACTTTCTATCGTCACTTTCCCAGCAAGAACGATCTGGTTCGCGCGTTTCTCGACTATCGTCACGAGCGCTGGATGAATTGGTTTGTCGACGCCTTGGCCAGATACGGAGCGGGCGAGGGCAAGATGGCAGCCGCGGTCATCGCCGCCATGCAGGAATGGTTCGAGTCCAAGACGTTTCGCGGCTGCGCTTTCATCAACAGCGTGGTGGAGCTGGGCGGCAGCCTGCCCGATGTGCTGGAGGTCTCACGAGGGCACAAGCAGTCGATGGTCGATGCGATAGCCCGGTATCTGCCGACTGCCTCACGCCGCGCGGGTGACGCCGTCGCGATCGCCGTGGCGATCGACGGCGCGATCATTCGTGCTCAGTACGACGAAACACCCAAAGCGGCGCTCAAGGCGCTGAAGAAGCTATTGGCTGCATTTACGCCGGTCACAGCACCGGCGCGTTGA